From Kaistella polysaccharea:
GATTAAAGATTTTGAAAAGAATTTTGACGTTAGAGATAAACAGGATGCTTTAGCAATGTGTGCCTTAAGATTAGGAACCAATGCAGAAGTAGCAGAAATCAGTAACGATAAAAATATTAACGCTTCCGTGGAAAGGTTGAAAAATATCAACCAAATCCTGGAGGAGTTGGAAAAGTAGATTTTTCTTTTCCAAAAAAACTGCCTACAATAGTTCTAACACATTACAGGTAAACTCAACGCTAAACAATTACCGGACAAA
This genomic window contains:
- a CDS encoding cell division protein ZapA, whose translation is MDVRRITITIAGRSYPLNVPSSEEETLRKVGKQIDGMIKDFEKNFDVRDKQDALAMCALRLGTNAEVAEISNDKNINASVERLKNINQILEELEK